CAATCCGGTACCGGCAAGCCGGATAAATGGATCGCGTTCGCGCATCAAACGGAAGTAACTGCGCAGAACCACGGTCGCGTAAAGCGCGATGATCAGCAACACGAGGATCAGTCCGTATTCTTCTGCAGCAACCGAAATGATGAAATCAGTGTGCGCGTCGGGCAAAGACCACTTCACCGTGCCTTCCCCCACGCCAACTCCGAACAGCCCACCCTCGCGGATGGCGTTTGTGGCATAGCCAATCTGTGTGGTGGGGTCGAGCGACCGGTCCAGAAACCCGTCGATCCGTCGGGCAAAGTGTTCCGAACTGGAATAGGCCAACTGCGCCGCGGGGACCAACGCCAGCAGGATGCCACCGATCAACATCATCGGCGCGCCGGACACAAAGTACATCACACTCCAGCCAAACAAGATCAGGCAAGCCTGACCAAAGTCTGGCTGCATTGCGAGGATCAGAACAATCGTGATCATCAAAAGAAACGACCACATGCGCCCCGGGGGGCCATTAATCTCTTCGTTCGCCGCCATCATCCACGCACAGACAACTACAAATCCGGGTTTCAGAAACTCAGACGGCTGAATTGACGCAAATCCGAGCGAATACCATCGCATCGCGCCTTTGCCAAAGTCGGTGCCAAAAAATGGAAGCAGCACCAACGCAATCATTGTCACGCCAAAACCAAGCACCGATAAGCGTCGGACAAGTTTGGGAGACATCATGGACGTCAACAACATTGCGACTAAAGCTGCGCCGCCGAAAATCGCCTGCTTTTTAACGTAGTGGAAGGGTTCGAACCCGTTTTTTGCCGCCAACGGAGGGCTCGCCGCCATTCCCAGCATAATCCCAATCACAAACAGCAAAAGGATGGACGTCATCGTCCATTTATCCAGCGTCTGCCACCACTTGGGCAATACGGGCTCACGCTCGTGCGCAGGAAGCGCACCATAAACCATCTCTGTCATCGGATAACCGCCGATCTCTGCCTCTGTTTGCCCGTGGCCGGTTTTCTCGGTTCCACAAGCTGCCCGTTTGCCGGGTCTGAGCGGAACCTTAACACCCAAAACCCTTCATGGAAAGTAAAGAGAACCCGATAAGTTGCGCGACCGCACGCCCTTGACGCTTCGCCGTTCATGAGGCACCCCGCAAACATGAAATGGGATACAATCATTCTTGGCGCTGGTGCAGCCGGCATGATGTGCGCGACACAAACAGGTGGGCGCACGCTTGTGCTTGATCACGCCAAGGCTCCGGGAGAGAAAATCCGCATCTCCGGCGGCGGGCGCTGCAACTTCACCAACATGTACGCCGGTCCAGAGAATTTTCTGAGCGGCAACCCCCATTTCTGCAAATCCGCGCTCAGCCGCTACACGCAATGGGATTTCGTCGATTTGGTCGCGGCCCACGGCATCCCCTACCACGAGAAAACACTAGGCCAGCTTTTCTGCGACAACTCGGCAAAGGACATCATCGCGATGTTGCGCGCCGAAATGACAAAAGCTGGCGCACAGCTCCGCCTGGAAACATCTGTCGTCAGCGTGCGCCATGATGGAACAGCTTTCACTGTTGAGACCGAAAAAGCGGGGCAACGCCAAACTCAAAATTGCACGAACCTTGTTCTTGCGACAGGAGGCAAGTCGATCCCAAAGATGGGTGCAACCGGCCTCGCCTATGACCTCGCCCTGCAATTCGGCTTGTCGCTCACAGAAACCCGCGCCGGCCTCGTTCCATTCACCTTCTCGGAACAACGCTTCAAGGACATATCAGGCGTGGCACTCCCGGTCCGCGCAGCCGCCAATGGCGTTTCTTTTGAAGAAGCCATGCTGTTCACTCACCGCGGCCTTTCCGGGCCGGCCATGTTGCAAATCAGTTCGTATTGGCAGGAGGGCCAAGAGATAATTGTAAATCTCTTCCCGGACTCTGACCCTCTCAGCGTCCTGCGCAGCCGGCGTCAGGAACAGGGTCGCCGTAACCTGACAACCGAACTCGCCACGCTCTTGCCGGCTCGACTGGTTGACCATTTGTCAGGAAGCCTCGATTTGCGAGGCAATCTTGCCGACCAGTCAGACAGCGCCCTGAACTCGCTTTGCGAGGCTTTGCAAAGCTGGCGACTGCGCCCTTCCGGGACAGAAGGTTATCGTACCGCCGAAGTCACCCTTGGAGGGATCAACACCGACGGGCTGTCCTCCAAAACAATGGAATCCAAATCATTGCCTGGCCTCTTTGCCATCGGCGAGGCAGTTGATGTCACTGGTTGGCTTGGGGGCTTCAATTTCCAATGGGCTTGGAGCTCGGGCTGGGCCGCGGGTCAATCCATACGCGCCCGACACTAAACAAAAAGAAACGGCCCCTCTGAAACCAGAGAGGCCGTGTTGTCCATTACAGCAATTCTCAGCGATGCGCATCTGCCTTTTCAAAGACGCTCGACAGACGTGTCCGAAGTTTCTTTGCAGACCCCTTCAAAGCTGCCTGAATATCCGCAGCTTCGTGGTGTGCCGACATCGGGTCCATGCCCCGCGGACGGGCCTCCATGGTGCACAAAATATGATCCGGCCCATGCTTGTCCGCATTCTGGTCTTTCAGATGCACCTCAACACGGGTCAACCGATCGCTCAAGTGTTCGAGATCGTTCTGAACGGCCAGTTCGGCCACTTCGATCACACGCTCGTCACCATGAATAAAGTTGTCGGTGTTCACCTGAATTTGCATCATCAGATCCTCTCTTTGTTACACTACTGACCTATGGTCAGCCCCTTGCTAAAACAAGGTTTGAACAGGGAAAATCGCTGTTCGACCTGACGATAGTTCGGCGCCTTTTCGCCCACTTTGACAGAGGTCAAACCCAACCCGCAAAAACCATCAAATGCGACACACCTTTAATTCAATCGCGCCTGCACCTGGGCGACAAAATCTTCACCGCGTTTCTCAAAACTGTCGTATTGATCAAAGCTGGCCGCAGCTGGCGCCAAAAGCACAACCTCACCGCTTTGCGCCTCTTTCATTGCCCGTTCCACTGCTGTCTCCATGGTGGTGCACACCTCGGCTTCGACGCCTTTCAACTGCATCGCAAAGCCGGCAGCTTCCCGCCCGATGACATAGGCTTTCACAACCTCTCCGGCGCTCTCCGTCAGGGTCCCCAAACCACCTTCTTTCTCCAACCCGCCACAGATCCATCGTATGCGCTTGAAAGCAGACAGCGCCATCTTCGCAGCATCCACATTTGTGGCCTTGCTGTCGTTCACAAAGGTCACGCCATTTGCTTCGGCAATGATCTGGCTGCGGTGTGGCAAACCACCGAAACTCTCAAACGCCTTCTCGATCACTTTCGGCGCCAATCCCAAGGACCGGCACACAGCATAAGCGGCACAGGCATTCTGATGGTTGTGCGCCCCCGGCAGGCCTTTGATCGCGCGCAGGTCAATCGAGCCAGCCTGCCGTCCCTTGCGGTATTCACTCAAAAATCCTTTGCGGGCGAACACATTCCACCCCGCCTCGGTCAACTTGCGCTCGATCGATACGCGGATCACCCGATCATCCCCCGCGCCTTCGCTCAACTGCCCTGCCAGATAAAGCCCTTCGTCCTCATCGACACCCACCACGGCCCGATCCGGCCCGCCTTCGGCAAACAACCGACGTTTGGCCGCGAAATAGCCGCCCATGCCCGCATGCCGGTCCAGATGATCAGGGCTGAGATTGGTGAAGACACACACATCCGGCGTCAGGCTGCGCGCCAGATCGGTCTGATAGCTCGACAGCTCCAGCACCACGACCTCGCCATCCTCTGCCGGTTCAAGATCTAGCACCCCGCGCCCGATATTGCCCGCCAGTTGCGTGCGCCGCCCCGCCTCGGTCAACACATGATGGATCAACGCGGACGTGGTCGACTTGCCATTTGACCCCGTCACCGCCACCACCTGCGGCGTGGTTTCATACATGTCCCACTCCCGCGTCGCGAACGACCGGAAAAAGAGCCCAATATCGTTGTCCACCGGCACACCCGCCAGCAAGGCCGCCTTCACAACCGGGTTCGGCTCTGGGTAAAGATGCGGAATGCCCGGGCTGACAATCAACGCCGCCACGCCCTCAAACGCGCCTTGCTTCAGCAAATCCCGACAGGCAAACCCCTCGGCCTCAGCCTTTTCGCGCGCCACAGGGTTGTCGTCCCAACAGATCGCCTCCGCCCCGCCATCGCGCAGCGCCCGCGCCGTGGCAAAGCCGGAACGTCCCAACCCCAGCACAGCCACCTGCGCACCTTCATAGCCTTGTACCGGAATCATCGCTCGTTCCCCATCGTCTCGTCGCGCCCAGACTGCCTTGTGACACACGGATGCACAAGCAAAGCAAATCTCCAGTTTTCAACACGCGAAACTACGCTTAGGGTTTCACCAAAAGGATGAGTGATGAAGACTTTTGCCAATGGGCTAGCCACGATTTGTGCCGCGTTCATTTTGAGCCAACCTATTCAAGCACAAGTCTCTAAACTGCCCCGCTTCGAAGTTTCGAACATCGAGTGGGAAAGTCCAGACAGAGCGCGCATGGATTGGGTACTTGCCAACGATACCGGCGAGGCTTTCTGCAATCTTATGTCAGTTGGGCCACTGGACCCAAATCCCGCCAATCGGCTTTGGGCGCTGACCATTGCAAAGAACCCGGAAGGTACTTGGTGGGGCTTCCCGCCCCATTGGCTTTTGTATCACGCCCCTGAAGACCCCCCGTTTCAATTTGAGGTGCAGAGGTTCCCTCCGGGCACAACAATAAACGCGTCTTCTTTTGTCTACCCTGATCACTTTTCGAGCGATGGTGCCGAGCGTTTTGCCGTGGAGATTATCCTATTTCGGTGTTCGGATTCTGACGCACTGAACCTACCGACTCCACTTCGAAGATCGGATTGGATGGGTGATCCTCCACAGCCAAAGGCGCTCTATTCGGATGGCTTGATCTATTTGCGATCAACGCTGAGTGATTTGCTGCCGCCACCGGCTGACAAATAACCTCACCGCAACTTCAACGTCGCCAGACCAATCATCGCCAGAATAACCGCCACGATCCAGAATCGGATCACGATCTGCGGCTCCGACCAGCCTTTTTTCTCGTAGTGGTGATGGATCGGCGCCATCAGGAACACACGCTTGCCGGTGCGTTTGAAGTAGAGCACCTGAATGATCACGCTGAGCGCTTCCACCACAAACAGGCCGCCAATGATGCCCAGCACCAACTCGTGCTTGGTCGCCACAGCAATCGCCCCCAAGGCACCACCCAGCGCGAGCGAGCCTGTATCACCCATAAACACCGCAGCTGGCGGAGCGTTGTACCACAAGAAGCCCAATCCGCCACCGATGAGCCCGGCCACAAAGATAAGGATTTCGCCAGTACCCGGGACATAGTGCACATCCAGATATTCCGTAAAGTCGACGCGACCGACGGCGTAGGCGATAACACCTAGCGCGCCTGCCGCGATCATAACCGGCATGATTGCCAAACCGTCCAGACCGTCGGTCAGGTTCACAGCGTTCGCAGCCCCTACAATCACGAACATGGCAAAGGGCACATAAAAAATGCCCATGTGAAACAGCACTTCCTTAAAGACCGGCACTGCCAGCTTGTTCTGCAATAGTTCGGGCTGGAGGAACGTGGCCCAAAGACCCGCCACCATGGCGATCACAAAACCGAGTAGCAAACGCACTTTGCTGGACACACCTTTGGTGTTCTGCTTGCTCACTTTGGCATAATCATCGGCAAAGCCGATCAGACCATAGGACAGTGTCACAAAGAGGATCATCCAGACAAAACCGTTGTCCCAGCGTGCCCACAAGAGTGTCGAGGTCACCAACGCGCCCACAATCAACAAGCCGCCCATGGTCGGAGTGCCCGCCTTCACAAAATGTCCTTCTGGACCATCATCACGGATCGGCTGGCCTTTGCCCTGCTTGCGGCGCAACACATCAATCAGGGGCCGCCCAAACAGGAAACCAAAGATCAAGGCCGTCATAAACGCCCCGCCCGCACGGAAAGTGATGTAGCGGAACAGGTTGAAAAAATCCCCGCCCTCCGACAGTTGCGTCAGCCAATAGAGCATTCAGGTGTCCTCGTTCTTTTTGTTTGCGGCGGGATGACCGAGTTTACGAATTGCGTCAACCACCTTGGCCAGCGCCATGGACAAAGAGCCCTTGGCAAGCACGGCATCTCCTGCATCCACAAGACGCCTGACATCAGCTGCCATTTCGTCGCTTGTTTCCGTCCAAAGACCCCTCTTGGCCTCTGGCAAAGCTTCATAAAGGTGTTTCATCAAGGGGCCAACGCAATGAACCGTATCGATCTTGTCCAGCGCCGGGTGCAGCGCGATGTTTGCGTGCATAGCGACTTCCTGCGGACCGAGTTCTTTCATGTCACCGACAAACGCAATGCGGCGTCCTTTCCCGATCCGGCCCACATCGTTCTGGACATGCGCGGCCGCGAGAACATCCAGCGCGGCACCAAGCGATGTCGGGTTGGCATTGTAAGCATCGTCTATCAAGTCAATTGCGCGATCGGTCTCAACCGGATCAAGCACGACAGTTTCGCGGGCTCCGCGACCGGTATATGGTGTCCAGTTTCCAAGCGCCGCCGCCGCAAGCGCCAAATCGGCCCCCAACGCTTCAACGGCAGCCAATGCACCCAAAGCGTTCATCGCAAAGTGCTGCCCCGCGCTTTGCACTTTGAAAACCAAAGGCTCGCCGTTGGCCACTGCCCGCGCGACTGTGACGTTTCCAGACAAGGTGACGTCTTTTAGGGTCCATTCGCCCGAAGTTTTGCCGAACTCGACCTTTGCGGCCCCCAAATCTCCTGCATGCGCCCGCAGGACATCTACCGTTTCAATATCCGCGTTGAATACGGCCACCCCTGTCGGCTCCAGACCGTCAAATATTGCCGCTTTCTCGCTCGCAATGCCCGCGACATCATCGAATGCTTCCAGGTGCACCGCAGCAACGGTTGTGACCAAACCGACATGGGGCCGTGCCATCTTCGCCAACGGGGCGATTTCACCGGGATGGTTCATGCCAATCTCGATCACGGCGAATTCCGTGTCCGCAGGCATGCGGGCCAAGGTCAGCGGCACACCCCAGTGGTTGTTGTAGCTTGCAACAGAAGCGTGTGTTCGGCCCTGCGCAGACAGCATCGCGCGCAGCATTTCCTTTGTGGAGGTTTTGCCGACTGATCCCGTAACCGCCAAAACCCGCGCGGCGGTACGCGCGCGCCCTGCCCGCCCCAAAGCTTCCAGCCCCGCAAGAACGTCGTCAACGATCAAAAGCGGCGCATCTTCTGACAGACCTTCAGGAATACGGCTGACCAGAGCAGCTCCGGCCCCTTGGCCAATAGCCTGCGCAACAAAATCGTGACCGTCCCGCGCGGCGGTCAAAGCCACAAACAAATCACCCGTTTCAATGGTACGTGTGTCAATGGAAACCCCGCTGACGGACCAGTTTCCAATTGCTCTACCACCCGTGGCTTTCGCGGCTTCCTCTGCAGTCCACAAGCTCATGCGATCCCTCCATCCAGAGCGGCAACCGCCACACTGGCTTGCTCCGCATCATCAAATGGCAACACATCTGAACCGATGATCTGCCCGCTCTCATGCCCTTTGCCGGCGATAAGAAGCGTGTCCCCCGCCTGCAAAGCATCCACGGCGCGCAAAATTGCCTCGGCACGGTCCCCGACTTCCGTCGCCTCCGGTGCCCCTTCCATCACGGCGGCACGAATGGATGCCGGATCTTCGGTGCGTGGATTGTCGTCGGTCACGAAAACAATGTCTGCGTTTTCCGCCGCCGCCTGCCCCATCAAAATACGTTTTCCGGCGTCTCGGTCTCCGCCTGCGCCAACAATGGCAATCAAGCGCCCCATGACATGAGGGCGCATCGCCTGCAGCGCCGTTTTCACCGCATCCGGTGTATGGGCATAGTCGACAAAAATGGCCGCACCGTTTTCTCGTGTCGCAGCAAGTTGCATGCGACCCCGAACCGTTTTGAGCGACCCGAGAACCTCAAAGACCCTTTCAGGCTCGGCACCGCAGGCAATCGCCAAACCGGCCGCCAGCAACACGTTCTCCGCCTGAAAACCGCCAAGCAGGTTCAACCGCGCCATATAGGTCTTGCCTCTAAAGGCAAACCGGATGTCCTGACCAGTCGCATCAAATCGTTGGCCCAGTAATTCCAGATCAGCACCCTCGCGCCCGACCGTTATGATGTCCTGACCACGGTCCTTCGCAATCAAAACCATGTCCGGCCCTCGCGGGTCGTCTATGTTGATCACTGCCGTGCCGTCATCTGCCAGAACACGATCAAACAGTCCTGCCTTGGCGTCGAAATACTCTTCAAATGTGGCGTGATAGTCGAGATGGTCCTGTGTGAAATTCGTAAAACCCGCGGCTTTCAGGTGTACACCGTCCAGCCGCCGCTGAGCCAACCCGTGAGAGGACGCCTCCATCGCGCCAAAAGCAATGTCTGCCTCGGCCGCAGCCGAAAGAGTACGATGCAAAGTGATCGGCTCCGGAGTTGTGTGATTGAGCGGCGCGGTGAAATCGCCTTCAACACCGGTGGTACCAAGATTGATGGCCTCCAGTCCCAGTTCCTGCCAGATCATGCGCAGGAACGTCGCGACCGATGTCTTGCCGTTTGTGCCCGTCACTGCCGCCATAACTCCGGGCTGGGCACCGAACCAGAGCGCAGCACCATAGGCCAATGCCATCCGCGGGTCTTCCGTGACAACCAAAGCGGCGCCGCTTTCCGCAAGCTCATCGGCAGCGATCCGAGCTCCTTCAGCATCGGTCAGAACCGCGGCCGCCCCCTGACGCAAGGCATATTGAATGAACTCCCCACCGTGAACCCGCGTGCCGGGCAAAGCCGCAAAAAGGAAGCCTTCTCGCACTTCGCGACTGTCCACAGCCAAACCCAATATGTCGGGATTCGCGCCGCCAGCCGCCGCAAGTCCTAGTTCCGAAAGCTGTTTTTTGCCCGCTGTCATCCGCCCCGCCTTTTCGGCTTAATTCGATGTCAGGGTTATATCAGCAAGCTCTGCGGGTTCAACTTGCGGACGGAGACCCAACAAGGGCGCCACACGCGCAATCATTTCGGCCGCAACCGGCACGGCGGTCCAGCCGGCGGTGCGTCGCGGCTCTGTTCCAGACGTTTCCACCGGTTCGTCCAAAGACACAATCAACACGTATTTGGGGTCGTGCGCGGGGAACATAGACGCAAATGTTGCGATGACCTTATCGTCATAGTATCCGCCACCTCGCTCCTTGGGTTTGTCCGCGGTTCCAGTCTTTCCTCCAACCGCATAGCCTGGCACCTCACCAAACGACGCTGTTCCTTCGCTAACCACTTTCCTCAGCATCTTGCGAGCCGCAGCCGCACTGGTTTCGCTGAGCACCCGCGGTCCCTCCTGCACGCGATCTCGTTTCAAAATGGTCGGCAAAACCTGGGTGCCGCCATTGGCAATCGCCGCATAGCCAGCCGCCAGATGCAGAGGGCTTGCAGACAAACCGTGTCCATAGGAAATGGTCATAGTCGACAGTTCCGACCAGTTTTTGGGCAGCAAGGGCTCAGCACCCTTGGCCTCCACCAGCTCAACCGGCGTAGGTTCAAAGAACCCAAGTTTGCCAAGGAAATCCTGTTGACGGGCCGCACCGATCACCTGCGCCATACGGGCCGTTCCGATGTTGGAAGACTTCACGATGATCTTCGTCACTGTAAGCTCGGCGCCATAGTTGCGGAAATCGCGAATTTTGAATTTTCCCCACCGCAGCGGTCCCGCCGTATTGATCAGGGTCGACGGGTTCGCCAAGCCAAGGTCCATCGACTGCGCCGCAGTGAAAATCTTGAAAGTCGAGCCAAGCTCGTAAAGCCCCTGAACGGCGCGATTGAACAACGGGCTGTCCCCTGCGTTGCCCTGCGTCGGCGGACGTGGTCGATCGTTCGGATCAAAATCTGGCAGCGACACCATGGCAATCACTTCGCCTGTGTGCACATCCATCAGCACAGACGATGCGCCCTTGGCGTTCATCAACTTCATACCACCGTAAAGAACGCGTTCAGACGCATCCTGCACCGTCAAATCAATAGACAAAGTTAGCGCACGGCCACCGTTTGCAGGGTCGCGAAGGACTTCATCGAAGTATTTCTCAACGCCAGCCACACCAATCAGCTCGGCTGCATGAACGTCCTCTTCGCCAAAAGTTGCCCCGCCAAGAACGTGCGCTGCCAGTTGGCCATTGGGGTACAAACGCATCTCGCGACGACCGAATTGCAAGCCAGGATCGCCTATGTCATGGACCGCCTGCTTCTGCTCCGGGCTTAATTTCTTCTTGATCCACAGGAACTTACGCTTGCCAGTAAAGTCTTTCACCAGCCGTTCTTCTTTCAGATCAGGAAAAATCGCCGCAAGCTCGCGCGCCACGCGCTCCTTGTCGATCATGTGCGGTGGCTGCGCATAAAGCGCGTGCGTTTCCAGATTTGTCGCCAGAATACGCCCCTTGCGGTCCACAATATCGGCGCGTTCGGCCTGAATATGGCTCGCACTAAAACTTCTGCGAGGCTCCGTGGCATCGGTCATGCTCACAGTCCCCATGCGTACCCCCACGGTTCCGAAGGCCGCTAGAAACAGGAACGACATAACAAGAAGGCGCCCTTCTGCCCGCGCCCGCCCTTTGTTTTGCATTTCCTCGTGGCGCTCACGCAGATTGGCCCGCTCGATCGCTTCAGCACTCTCGCCGTCACGCCGGGCTTTCAGAATTGACGCAAGTGGACGAAGCGGCTTTCTGGTCATGGGCGCTCTCCATCCAAATCGGCAGAGACTTCCGTCGCATTTTCGATGCCAAGCAGACTCTCATCTATCGGATAGGCCACCTGCTCAACAATTCCGAACTGGTCTGGCCGCAACGGCAAAAGCTGCAAGTCATTATAGTTGATGTCTGCAAGATCCCTAAGTCGGTCCGGGCGATTGAGATATGCCCATTCCGCACGCAGAACAGCCAGTCGCGCCTGAGCCACACCGATCTGACGCTCAAGCCGTTCAGTGTCCTTAATCATGCGCTGAGTGCTGTAGTTCTCTTGATAAGCCCACACCGACACGCAGATCACGCCAACTACGGTCACAATGAACATTATGGTACGCATTACCGTTTACCCCCGACTGTTGGCATGCCGATGGCCTTGCCCGTCACATCCCCCGCCGGAGCATCCGTGCGTCGCGCCACTCGCAATTTCGCAGATCGCGCGCGCGGGTTGTCGTCCAACTCTTCCGGATCGGGCCCGACTGCCTTGCGCGTCACAAGCTCAAATGCCGGTTTTTCTTTCTCTGTTTCAGGCGCATAGCGGTTAACATTGCCCTGTTTTCCTGCTCGCGCCTGCAGAAACCGTTTCACCATCCGGTCCTCGACCGAATGAAACGTCACCACCGCTAGCAACCCTCCCGGCTTCAGCGCTCGCTCAGCCGCCATAAGTCCCCGGAACAACTCGCCATACTCGTCATTCACGGCAATCCGCAGTCCTTGAAAAGACCGCGTCGCCGGATGGCTCTGCCCAGGTTTTGGACGCGGCAAACACCCTTCGACAATTTCCGCGAGCCTCAGCGTGTTGGTAATTGGCTCGAGTGTTCGCTCCCTGACGATCGCTTTCGCAATGCGCCGGCTCGCGCGCTCTTCCCCGAATTGGTAAAGAATGTCCGCGATCTCGACTTCTGTAGCCTCATTCACGATATCTGCCGCAGACATACCGTCTTGGCTCATCCGCATGTCCAACGGACCGTCTTTCATGAACGAGAAACCCCGCTCAGCCAAATCAAGCTGCATCGAACTCACGCCGAGATCGAGCACAACCCCGTCAAGGTTCTGTGCGTACTCGTCCATCTTTGAAAAAACGCCAGCCACCATTTCGATCCGCCCGTCATAAGCGTCAATCCACGGGGCAGCCAAATCAAAGGCCAACGGATCGCGATCTACGCCAATGACTTTGTCGGCCCCGGCGTCAATCAAACCGCGACTGTAACCGCCAGCCCCAAAGGTTCCGTCCAGCCAGACTCCACCAACAGGGGAAACTTCACGAAGCAGTGGGGCCAGCAGTACCGGAATGTGAGGACGCGATGAACTCTCTTGCGCGCTCATCGTTAGAAATCCTCGTCCCCGTCTAGATAGACAGACGGATCAAGATCGGGATCGAAGTCATCATCCGCCTCAAGCGCCTCGGCTTCGGCGGCATCATATGCATCAGGGTTCCAGATTTCGAAGGTGTCCCCTTTACCTGCGAAGAACGCCATATCCTCAAGGCCGATCTTGTCACGCTGCTCTTTTGGCAGGACCAAACGTCCGGTGTCATCAACGGACGCCTCGATCGACTGTGTGAGATACAACTTGCTCAGCGCCAACCGTTTCTTGGATCCGCGCGGCATTTTCATGATGCGACCAACAACGTCGTTCATCGCGTCAACGGTGAAGCATTCCAAGTATTCGCGCGTGCGACCACCATAGACGATTACAATGTTTGGATTGTCACCGCTCTTCCAGTCAGGGTCCCCGGCTTCGAGCACACGGCGAAACTTGGCCGGAATCGACATCCGACCTTTCGTATCTACCTTGTTGCGGCTCTCGCCTCTGAACATCAGCGCCACGGAACTGGCCTTTCTGCGCCTCACTGCCTAACTCGGTGCGGGAAACGAAACGGCGGATTGATCTGCTGCCACTGATCAATCCGCCGCCCTCGTCCCGCTTTTTGCGGGTGTCCAGCTGCGCGCGCCACCTGGGGGGATGTTCTGCTCGCCCGCGCGCCGGATCTCTAATTTCGATGAAGGCGGGGCCTGTATGAAACCTGACTTGGAATTTTTGTTCGGGGTCTTTTTGCGCCCCTTAATTCCCGTCCTCATCGTGTGATATAGGGATGCCATGGGAAATCATGGAAATCAACAGGATTTTTCACCACTCAGCACAAAATGTTGGTTTTCACCCCCCTGAAAAACAAGATGATGTGTCATAATCACCACCGAGAAACACTACATATGGTTAATACTCTCCCCGCAGACCCCACATATCCACAAAATTGGTCGCACCCAGTATGAGGCCAGAAAATCCCAAAAAATTTTCATTACCCCCTCGAATCCATCCCTCTACAGCGATTCTGGAACCCGAAACCAGCCAAATTACGAGGCTTCCCGACAAAACCACCCACTCCGTCCCACGAATTCCCACGCATCCCATATCTTCCCACATCCCCCCATGACGCTTTCACCTCGGACACCTGCAAACCGAAGAGACCTTCCTCTCAAATCCGGAGTGGGCTAGGTTCGGCCAAAGAGCAGAACAAGAACGAGATGTTGTGATGGGGCGCCAGGATCCCAAGACCGTGGCCAGCATGCTGCGCAAAGCCGGAAAGTCAGGAAGTCGCATCCAGTTTGCCGCACTTCCCTACCGACTGCGCAAAGGCAAACCCGAAATCCTGCTGATCACTTCGCGCGGCACGCGTCAGTGGTTGCTGCCCAAAGGCTGGCCGATGGAAGACATCAAGCCTCACAAGGCGGCAGCCCAAGAAGCCTGGGAAGAGGCCGGTGTCAGAGGCAAACCGTCCAAGCAC
This genomic window from Shimia isoporae contains:
- a CDS encoding UDP-N-acetylmuramoyl-tripeptide--D-alanyl-D-alanine ligase, encoding MSLWTAEEAAKATGGRAIGNWSVSGVSIDTRTIETGDLFVALTAARDGHDFVAQAIGQGAGAALVSRIPEGLSEDAPLLIVDDVLAGLEALGRAGRARTAARVLAVTGSVGKTSTKEMLRAMLSAQGRTHASVASYNNHWGVPLTLARMPADTEFAVIEIGMNHPGEIAPLAKMARPHVGLVTTVAAVHLEAFDDVAGIASEKAAIFDGLEPTGVAVFNADIETVDVLRAHAGDLGAAKVEFGKTSGEWTLKDVTLSGNVTVARAVANGEPLVFKVQSAGQHFAMNALGALAAVEALGADLALAAAALGNWTPYTGRGARETVVLDPVETDRAIDLIDDAYNANPTSLGAALDVLAAAHVQNDVGRIGKGRRIAFVGDMKELGPQEVAMHANIALHPALDKIDTVHCVGPLMKHLYEALPEAKRGLWTETSDEMAADVRRLVDAGDAVLAKGSLSMALAKVVDAIRKLGHPAANKKNEDT
- a CDS encoding UDP-N-acetylmuramoyl-L-alanyl-D-glutamate--2,6-diaminopimelate ligase, with the protein product MTAGKKQLSELGLAAAGGANPDILGLAVDSREVREGFLFAALPGTRVHGGEFIQYALRQGAAAVLTDAEGARIAADELAESGAALVVTEDPRMALAYGAALWFGAQPGVMAAVTGTNGKTSVATFLRMIWQELGLEAINLGTTGVEGDFTAPLNHTTPEPITLHRTLSAAAEADIAFGAMEASSHGLAQRRLDGVHLKAAGFTNFTQDHLDYHATFEEYFDAKAGLFDRVLADDGTAVINIDDPRGPDMVLIAKDRGQDIITVGREGADLELLGQRFDATGQDIRFAFRGKTYMARLNLLGGFQAENVLLAAGLAIACGAEPERVFEVLGSLKTVRGRMQLAATRENGAAIFVDYAHTPDAVKTALQAMRPHVMGRLIAIVGAGGDRDAGKRILMGQAAAENADIVFVTDDNPRTEDPASIRAAVMEGAPEATEVGDRAEAILRAVDALQAGDTLLIAGKGHESGQIIGSDVLPFDDAEQASVAVAALDGGIA
- the ftsL gene encoding cell division protein FtsL, whose amino-acid sequence is MRTIMFIVTVVGVICVSVWAYQENYSTQRMIKDTERLERQIGVAQARLAVLRAEWAYLNRPDRLRDLADINYNDLQLLPLRPDQFGIVEQVAYPIDESLLGIENATEVSADLDGERP
- the rsmH gene encoding 16S rRNA (cytosine(1402)-N(4))-methyltransferase RsmH, with the protein product MSAQESSSRPHIPVLLAPLLREVSPVGGVWLDGTFGAGGYSRGLIDAGADKVIGVDRDPLAFDLAAPWIDAYDGRIEMVAGVFSKMDEYAQNLDGVVLDLGVSSMQLDLAERGFSFMKDGPLDMRMSQDGMSAADIVNEATEVEIADILYQFGEERASRRIAKAIVRERTLEPITNTLRLAEIVEGCLPRPKPGQSHPATRSFQGLRIAVNDEYGELFRGLMAAERALKPGGLLAVVTFHSVEDRMVKRFLQARAGKQGNVNRYAPETEKEKPAFELVTRKAVGPDPEELDDNPRARSAKLRVARRTDAPAGDVTGKAIGMPTVGGKR
- a CDS encoding peptidoglycan D,D-transpeptidase FtsI family protein encodes the protein MTRKPLRPLASILKARRDGESAEAIERANLRERHEEMQNKGRARAEGRLLVMSFLFLAAFGTVGVRMGTVSMTDATEPRRSFSASHIQAERADIVDRKGRILATNLETHALYAQPPHMIDKERVARELAAIFPDLKEERLVKDFTGKRKFLWIKKKLSPEQKQAVHDIGDPGLQFGRREMRLYPNGQLAAHVLGGATFGEEDVHAAELIGVAGVEKYFDEVLRDPANGGRALTLSIDLTVQDASERVLYGGMKLMNAKGASSVLMDVHTGEVIAMVSLPDFDPNDRPRPPTQGNAGDSPLFNRAVQGLYELGSTFKIFTAAQSMDLGLANPSTLINTAGPLRWGKFKIRDFRNYGAELTVTKIIVKSSNIGTARMAQVIGAARQQDFLGKLGFFEPTPVELVEAKGAEPLLPKNWSELSTMTISYGHGLSASPLHLAAGYAAIANGGTQVLPTILKRDRVQEGPRVLSETSAAAARKMLRKVVSEGTASFGEVPGYAVGGKTGTADKPKERGGGYYDDKVIATFASMFPAHDPKYVLIVSLDEPVETSGTEPRRTAGWTAVPVAAEMIARVAPLLGLRPQVEPAELADITLTSN